One region of Synechococcus elongatus PCC 11801 genomic DNA includes:
- a CDS encoding HAD-IIB family hydrolase, producing MAAQNLYILHIQAHGLLRGQNLELGRDADTGGQTKYVLELAQAQAKSPQVQQVDIITRQITDPRVSVDYSQAIETFAPKGRIVRLPFGPKRYLRKELLWPHLYTFADAILQYLAQQKRTPTWIQAHYADAGQVGSLLSRWLNVPLIFTGHSLGRIKLKKLLEQDWPLEEIEAQFNIQQRIDAEEMTLTHADWIVASTQQEVDEQYRVYDRYNPERMLVIPPGVDTDRFCFQPLGDRGTVLQQELARFLRDPNKPQILCLCRPAPRKNVPALVRAFGEHPWLREKANLVLVLGSRQDINQMDRGSRQVFQEIFHLVDRYDLYGSVAYPKQHQADDVPEFYRLASHSGGVFVNPALTEPFGLTILEAGSCGVPVVATHDGGPQEILKNCDFGTLVDVSRPANIAPALATLLSDRDLWQRYHHNGIEKVPQYYAWDQHVNTLFERMETVALPRRRAVSFVRSRKRLIDAKRLVISDIDNTLLGDRQGLEELMTYLDQYRDHFAFGIATGRRLESAQEILKEWGVPSPNFWVTSVGSEIHYGTDAEPDISWENHINRNWNPQRIRAVMAQLPFLELQPEEDQTPFKVSFFVRDRHDTVLREVRQHLRQHRLRLKSIYSHQEFLDILPLAASKGDAIRHLSLRWRIPLDNILVAGDSGNDEEMLKGHNLGVVVGNYSPELESLRNYERVYFAQGHYANGILEALKHYRFFEAIA from the coding sequence GTGGCAGCTCAAAATCTCTACATTCTGCACATTCAAGCCCATGGTCTGTTGCGAGGACAGAACCTTGAATTGGGGCGAGATGCAGACACCGGCGGGCAGACAAAATACGTGTTGGAGCTGGCTCAAGCCCAGGCCAAATCTCCACAAGTTCAACAAGTCGACATCATCACTCGCCAGATTACTGACCCCCGTGTCAGCGTCGATTACAGTCAGGCGATCGAAACCTTCGCCCCTAAAGGTCGCATTGTTCGCCTCCCCTTTGGCCCCAAACGCTATCTGCGCAAAGAGTTGCTGTGGCCGCATCTCTACACCTTTGCCGACGCCATCCTTCAATACCTCGCGCAGCAAAAGCGAACCCCGACTTGGATTCAGGCCCACTATGCCGATGCTGGCCAAGTTGGATCGCTGCTCAGCCGCTGGCTGAATGTGCCGTTGATTTTCACAGGACATTCCCTGGGGCGGATCAAGCTCAAAAAGCTGTTAGAGCAAGACTGGCCACTCGAAGAAATTGAGGCTCAGTTCAATATTCAGCAGCGGATTGACGCGGAGGAGATGACGCTCACCCACGCTGACTGGATTGTCGCCAGTACGCAGCAGGAGGTAGACGAGCAATACCGCGTCTACGATCGCTACAACCCAGAGCGGATGCTCGTGATTCCACCAGGAGTGGATACCGATCGCTTCTGCTTTCAGCCATTGGGCGATCGCGGCACGGTGCTGCAACAGGAACTCGCCCGGTTTTTGCGCGATCCCAACAAGCCGCAAATTCTCTGCCTCTGCCGTCCGGCTCCCCGCAAAAATGTGCCTGCGCTAGTCCGCGCTTTTGGGGAGCATCCCTGGCTGCGAGAGAAGGCCAACTTGGTCTTGGTACTCGGCAGCCGCCAAGATATCAACCAAATGGATCGCGGCAGTCGGCAAGTCTTCCAAGAGATTTTTCATCTGGTCGATCGCTACGACCTTTACGGCAGCGTCGCCTATCCCAAGCAGCATCAGGCCGATGACGTGCCGGAGTTTTATCGCTTGGCGTCTCATTCCGGCGGGGTGTTTGTCAATCCAGCCCTGACTGAACCCTTTGGCCTGACGATTTTAGAAGCGGGAAGTTGTGGTGTGCCGGTGGTGGCGACCCATGATGGGGGCCCGCAAGAAATTCTCAAAAACTGCGATTTTGGGACGCTGGTCGATGTCAGCCGACCCGCCAACATTGCTCCCGCCCTCGCCACGCTGCTCAGCGATCGCGATCTCTGGCAGCGCTATCACCACAATGGCATTGAAAAGGTACCCCAATATTACGCTTGGGACCAACACGTTAATACCTTGTTTGAGCGCATGGAAACGGTGGCTCTACCCCGTCGTCGCGCTGTCAGTTTCGTTCGGAGTCGTAAACGCTTGATTGATGCTAAACGCCTTGTCATCAGTGACATTGACAATACGCTGCTTGGCGATCGCCAGGGCCTTGAAGAACTGATGACCTATCTCGATCAATACCGCGATCATTTCGCCTTCGGGATTGCTACGGGTCGTCGTCTGGAGTCTGCCCAGGAAATTTTGAAAGAGTGGGGCGTTCCTTCACCCAATTTTTGGGTAACTTCGGTTGGCAGTGAGATTCACTATGGCACCGATGCTGAACCGGATATCAGCTGGGAAAATCACATCAACCGCAACTGGAATCCTCAGCGAATTCGTGCAGTCATGGCGCAGCTTCCGTTCCTAGAACTCCAGCCCGAGGAGGACCAGACACCGTTCAAAGTCAGCTTCTTTGTCCGCGATCGCCACGACACGGTTCTGCGAGAAGTCCGGCAGCATTTACGTCAGCATCGACTGCGATTGAAGTCAATTTATTCTCATCAAGAGTTTCTGGATATTTTGCCCTTGGCAGCTTCAAAAGGAGATGCAATTCGTCACTTATCACTGCGTTGGCGTATCCCCCTCGATAATATTTTGGTGGCAGGTGATTCCGGCAATGATGAGGAAATGCTCAAAGGCCATAACCTCGGTGTGGTGGTGGGCAACTACTCACCTGAATTGGAATCGCTGCGCAATTATGAACGGGTGTATTTTGCCCAAGGTCACTACGCCAACGGCATTCTGGAAGCACTGAAGCACTATCGCTTTTTCGAGGCGATTGCCTAG
- a CDS encoding ArnT family glycosyltransferase, whose protein sequence is MFSSRSPLVSGPRRPAIAIALGLLTLAFLILIGLGLGWPNSLMAHDEGYYALQARWILETGDWWTPRWWQEPVYDRTIGVQWLIAVSYKLFGFCNSTARLPAMLSGLATLWLTFAIGDRLLPRSQALLAAGILLVTPLWFQYAQLATQDMPLLAVELLAIWGLLQAVSSDRRPNLWGFVAGLGVGLGFLIKGFMIGVPLLAIAPWFFWQAPKLLRNRGLWLGLIVGWIPVGIWLWGSQQQWGNLAIAQLFEKFFFLANEDLYSQPWYFYLWNLPLNAFPWPLFGLIGWVRLWLQPERDRELRRQHQILLGVYPLLLLIILSSFRTRTPYYLLQLLPWVALLAAMTLSWLATGLKRSSGFSFGSRQPTNRWVQCLSWVFGGLGLLLMIAAIALLSGRVAALADPSLRPYGWVALALGLGWLTLPWIYQQRQRLPQASVIWCCAWLLGPWLGLATVNHWHLLTDRSPATRYALQQPAVQALLQEQAVDFWAIDPVDGPTHQQWIQLALNSPRLGQRLATIADRAPGDRIWVAPEQVSDLPANWQHRASMQGWLLVEAVKPAPQPPTEERALETPETEATVNEPTPAPEQAPVTEVEPELTQPEEPAAIAPEPSLEAVPEVINSETTEPSTP, encoded by the coding sequence ATGTTTTCGAGTCGTTCACCCCTTGTTTCTGGCCCTCGTCGTCCGGCGATCGCGATCGCTTTGGGGCTATTAACGCTGGCGTTTCTGATTCTGATTGGGCTGGGATTGGGCTGGCCCAATAGCTTGATGGCGCATGACGAAGGCTACTATGCCCTGCAAGCTCGCTGGATTCTGGAAACAGGCGACTGGTGGACACCGCGTTGGTGGCAAGAGCCGGTCTATGACCGCACGATCGGGGTGCAATGGCTGATCGCTGTTAGCTACAAGTTGTTTGGCTTCTGCAACTCGACGGCGCGACTGCCTGCCATGCTCAGCGGCTTAGCAACGCTCTGGCTAACTTTTGCGATCGGCGATCGCCTCTTGCCGCGATCGCAAGCGCTGTTGGCTGCAGGCATTTTGCTGGTGACGCCGCTTTGGTTTCAGTACGCGCAGCTAGCCACGCAAGATATGCCGTTGCTAGCTGTGGAATTGCTCGCAATTTGGGGACTTCTACAAGCTGTTTCTAGCGATCGCCGACCGAATCTCTGGGGCTTTGTCGCTGGTTTGGGGGTTGGCCTCGGCTTTTTGATCAAGGGCTTCATGATCGGCGTGCCGTTGCTGGCGATCGCCCCTTGGTTCTTTTGGCAAGCACCGAAACTGCTCCGGAATCGTGGCCTCTGGCTCGGCCTCATTGTTGGCTGGATTCCGGTTGGAATTTGGCTCTGGGGCAGCCAGCAGCAATGGGGAAATCTAGCGATCGCGCAGCTGTTTGAGAAATTTTTCTTTCTGGCAAATGAAGACCTTTACAGCCAGCCTTGGTACTTCTATCTCTGGAACCTGCCGCTCAACGCGTTTCCTTGGCCGCTGTTTGGGCTGATCGGTTGGGTTCGCCTTTGGCTGCAGCCCGAACGCGATCGCGAATTACGACGACAGCACCAGATCCTGCTCGGCGTTTACCCGCTCCTGCTCCTCATCATTCTTTCCAGCTTTCGGACTCGCACTCCTTACTACTTATTGCAACTGTTGCCGTGGGTCGCTTTGCTGGCCGCTATGACCTTGAGCTGGCTAGCAACAGGCCTGAAGCGATCGTCCGGTTTTAGCTTTGGTTCTCGTCAGCCCACAAATCGCTGGGTTCAATGCCTGAGCTGGGTATTTGGTGGCTTGGGGCTACTGCTGATGATTGCTGCGATCGCCTTGCTCTCAGGTCGCGTGGCGGCTTTAGCTGATCCCAGTCTGCGACCCTATGGCTGGGTGGCTTTGGCACTGGGCTTGGGCTGGCTAACGCTGCCATGGATTTATCAGCAACGTCAGCGGCTGCCGCAGGCAAGTGTGATCTGGTGCTGTGCTTGGCTGTTGGGGCCTTGGTTGGGCTTAGCAACCGTCAATCACTGGCACCTCTTGACCGATCGCAGCCCAGCTACTCGCTACGCACTACAACAGCCAGCAGTGCAAGCCTTGTTGCAGGAGCAGGCTGTCGATTTTTGGGCGATTGATCCCGTTGATGGCCCGACGCACCAGCAGTGGATTCAACTCGCACTCAATAGTCCGCGGTTGGGGCAGCGCTTAGCAACGATCGCTGATCGCGCTCCTGGCGATCGCATTTGGGTTGCTCCCGAACAAGTCTCAGACTTGCCAGCCAATTGGCAACATCGTGCATCGATGCAGGGCTGGCTTCTAGTGGAAGCAGTGAAACCGGCACCCCAGCCACCCACCGAGGAGCGCGCGCTGGAAACACCTGAAACTGAAGCGACGGTCAATGAACCCACACCGGCTCCTGAGCAAGCCCCAGTCACTGAGGTTGAGCCAGAACTAACGCAACCAGAGGAACCTGCCGCGATCGCACCAGAGCCTAGTCTGGAGGCAGTACCTGAAGTGATCAACTCCGAGACGACTGAGCCATCGACTCCCTAG